The following proteins are co-located in the Urocitellus parryii isolate mUroPar1 chromosome 15, mUroPar1.hap1, whole genome shotgun sequence genome:
- the Inafm1 gene encoding putative transmembrane protein INAFM1, whose translation MRGTSCVGGGGESPGGAGLSEGPRGRWLRLAPVCAYFLCVSLAAVLLAVYYGLIWVPTRPPAAPAGPPPSAPSPPCAARSGAPPVPVPAAASVSCLPGAPGGPRPQHELPRSRRRRHSDHRRRRTLGETPEAMGGRGPG comes from the coding sequence ATGCGGGGCACGAGCTGCGTGGGCGGCGGCGGCGAGAGCCCCGGCGGCGCCGGGCTGAGTGAGGGCCCGCGAGGCCGTTGGCTGCGCCTGGCCCCCGTCTGCGCCTACTTTCTCTGCGTCTCGCTGGCCGCGGTGCTGCTCGCCGTGTACTACGGGCTCATCTGGGTCCCCACGCGGCCCCCCGCGGCCCCCGCCGGCCCGCCGCCCAGTGCGCCGTCCCCGCCGTGTGCTGCCCGCTCGGGCGCGCCGCCTGTCCCGGTGCCTGCCGCCGCCTCAGTGTCCTGCCTCCCGGGTGCCCCGGGCGGGCCGCGACCCCAGCACGAACTGCCgcggagccgccgccgccgccacagcGACCACCGCCGCCGCCGGACGCTGGGAGAGACGCCCGAGGCCATGGGGGGACGAGGGCCCGGGTAG
- the Ccdc9 gene encoding coiled-coil domain-containing protein 9 isoform X2 — protein MAATLDLKSKEEKDAELDKRIEALRRKNEALIRRYQEIEEDRKKAELEGVAVTAPRKGRSVEKENVAVEVEKSLGPSRRSPGTPRPPGVSRGGRPPPQQGGRAGLGRTSRNWEDSPGEPPRGGAGGRGRRGRGRGSPHLPGAGDTSTSDRKSKEWEERRRQNIEKMNEEMEKIAEYERNQREGVLEPNPVRNFLDDPRRRSGPLEEPERDRREGSRRHGRNWGGPDFEKVRCGLEHERQGRRAGPGCAGDMTLSMTGRERSEYLRWKQEREKIDQERLQRHRKPTGQWRREWDAEKTDGMFKDGPTPAHELSHRYDEQTWARPPKPPTFGEFLSQRKAEVSSRRRRKSSRPQAKAVPRAYSDHDDRWETKEEAVSPAPEAPQPPSQEETPVQPPEPPAPAHRPPEDEGEDEEDEEWEDVSEDVTEEEEEEEEIEDEGTEEQEEEPAHEHQPQEAEPSGGAPGEQAKQAEEAAPSRAEDPLPQAPATPSTPFSPPGGHQPVSDWGEEMEQNSPRTTHPAGALSPGGDQPASASLESGHSLPGAQKAEEEGSEATPEVGPEGQETAEITDFQRASLNS, from the exons GAGATTGAGGAGGACCGTAAAAAAGCTGAACTCGAGGGTGTAGCAGTGACAGCCCCTCGGAAGGGCCGCTCAGTGGAGAAGGAGAATGTGGCGGTTGAGGTG gAGAAGAGCTTGGGTCCCTCACGGAGGTCTCCTGGGACCCCTCGGCCCCCAGGGGTCAGCAGGGGCGGGcggccccctccccagcagggAGGCCGGGCAGGCTTAGGCCGGACATCCCGCAACTGGGAGGACAGTCCTGGGGAGCCGCCTCGAGGAGGAGCTGGGGGCCGGGGCCGAAGGGGCCGGGGCCGGGGGTCTCCTCATCTCCCAGGAGCCGGAGACACCTCTACCTCAGACCGCAAATCCAAG GAGTGGGAGGAGCGGCGGAGACAGAACATTGAGAAGATGAACGAGGAGATGGAGAAGATTGCCGAGTATGAGCGCAACCAGCGG GAAGGGGTGCTGGAGCCCAACCCAGTGCGGAACTTCCTGGATGACCCCCGGCGACGCAGCGGGCCCCTGGAGGAGCCAGAGCGGGACCGCCGGGAGGGTAGCCGTCGACATGGGCGCAACTGGGGGGGCCCTGACTTTGAGAAGGTGCGCTGTGGCTTGGAGCACGAGCGGCAG GGCCGCCGGGCTGGCCCAGGCTGTGCTGGCGACATGACGCTGTCCATGACGGGCCGGGAGCGGTCAGAGTACCTGCGCTGGAAACAGGAGAGGGAGAAGATTGACCAGGAGCGACTACAGCGACACCGCAAGCCCACGGGCCAGTGGCGGCGGGAGTGGGATGCTGAGAAGACCGATGGCAT GTTCAAGGATGGCCCAACCCCTGCCCATGAACTGTCCCACCGCTATG ATGAACAGACCTGGGCCCGGCCTCCCAAACCCCCCACTTTTGGGGAGTTCCTGTCACAGCGTAAAGCTGAGGTCAGCAGCCgcagaaggagaaagagcagcCGACCCCAGGCCAAGGCAGTGCCCCGAGCCTACAG TGACCATGATGACCGCTGGGAGACAAAAGAGGAGGCagtgtccccagcccctgaggcccCACAGCCCCCGTCCCAGGAGGAGACACCTGTGCAG CCTCCGGAGCCACCTGCTCCTGCCCACCGGCCTCCTGAGGATGAGggggaggatgaggaagatgaAGAATGGGAGGATGTGAGTGAGGATGtgactgaggaggaggaggaggaggaggaaattgaGGACGAGGGCactgaggagcaggaggaagagccaGCCCATGAGCACCAACCCCAAGAGGCCGAGCCCTCCGGTGGTGCCCCCGGCGAGCAGGCCAAGCAGGCGGAGGAGGCAGCACCTTCCAGGGCTGAGGATCCACTTCCCCAGGCGCCTGCCACGCCTTCCACCCCCTTCTCACCACCTGGTGGCCACCAGCCTGTGTCAGATTGGGGTGAGGAGATGGAGCAGAATTCTCCCCGGACCACCCACCCGGCTGGTGCCCTCTCTCCGG GAGGTGACCAGCCggcctctgcctccctggagAGTGGGCACAGTCTCCCCGGAGCCCAGAAAGCTGAAGAGGAGGGGTCTGAGGCAACACCAG AGGTGGGCCCCGAGGGCCAGGAGACGGCGGAGATCACGGACTTCCAGAGG GCCTCCCTGAATTCCTGA
- the Ccdc9 gene encoding coiled-coil domain-containing protein 9 isoform X3 — protein MAATLDLKSKEEKDAELDKRIEALRRKNEALIRRYQEIEEDRKKAELEGVAVTAPRKGRSVEKENVAVEVEKSLGPSRRSPGTPRPPGVSRGGRPPPQQGGRAGLGRTSRNWEDSPGEPPRGGAGGRGRRGRGRGSPHLPGAGDTSTSDRKSKEWEERRRQNIEKMNEEMEKIAEYERNQREGVLEPNPVRNFLDDPRRRSGPLEEPERDRREGSRRHGRNWGGPDFEKVRCGLEHERQGRRAGPGCAGDMTLSMTGRERSEYLRWKQEREKIDQERLQRHRKPTGQWRREWDAEKTDGMFKDGPTPAHELSHRYDEQTWARPPKPPTFGEFLSQRKAEVSSRRRRKSSRPQAKAVPRAYSDHDDRWETKEEAVSPAPEAPQPPSQEETPVQPPEPPAPAHRPPEDEGEDEEDEEWEDVSEDVTEEEEEEEEIEDEGTEEQEEEPAHEHQPQEAEPSGGAPGEQAKQAEEAAPSRAEDPLPQAPATPSTPFSPPGGHQPVSDWGGDQPASASLESGHSLPGAQKAEEEGSEATPEVGPEGQETAEITDFQRVRFCKVVAAAPPPGAAR, from the exons GAGATTGAGGAGGACCGTAAAAAAGCTGAACTCGAGGGTGTAGCAGTGACAGCCCCTCGGAAGGGCCGCTCAGTGGAGAAGGAGAATGTGGCGGTTGAGGTG gAGAAGAGCTTGGGTCCCTCACGGAGGTCTCCTGGGACCCCTCGGCCCCCAGGGGTCAGCAGGGGCGGGcggccccctccccagcagggAGGCCGGGCAGGCTTAGGCCGGACATCCCGCAACTGGGAGGACAGTCCTGGGGAGCCGCCTCGAGGAGGAGCTGGGGGCCGGGGCCGAAGGGGCCGGGGCCGGGGGTCTCCTCATCTCCCAGGAGCCGGAGACACCTCTACCTCAGACCGCAAATCCAAG GAGTGGGAGGAGCGGCGGAGACAGAACATTGAGAAGATGAACGAGGAGATGGAGAAGATTGCCGAGTATGAGCGCAACCAGCGG GAAGGGGTGCTGGAGCCCAACCCAGTGCGGAACTTCCTGGATGACCCCCGGCGACGCAGCGGGCCCCTGGAGGAGCCAGAGCGGGACCGCCGGGAGGGTAGCCGTCGACATGGGCGCAACTGGGGGGGCCCTGACTTTGAGAAGGTGCGCTGTGGCTTGGAGCACGAGCGGCAG GGCCGCCGGGCTGGCCCAGGCTGTGCTGGCGACATGACGCTGTCCATGACGGGCCGGGAGCGGTCAGAGTACCTGCGCTGGAAACAGGAGAGGGAGAAGATTGACCAGGAGCGACTACAGCGACACCGCAAGCCCACGGGCCAGTGGCGGCGGGAGTGGGATGCTGAGAAGACCGATGGCAT GTTCAAGGATGGCCCAACCCCTGCCCATGAACTGTCCCACCGCTATG ATGAACAGACCTGGGCCCGGCCTCCCAAACCCCCCACTTTTGGGGAGTTCCTGTCACAGCGTAAAGCTGAGGTCAGCAGCCgcagaaggagaaagagcagcCGACCCCAGGCCAAGGCAGTGCCCCGAGCCTACAG TGACCATGATGACCGCTGGGAGACAAAAGAGGAGGCagtgtccccagcccctgaggcccCACAGCCCCCGTCCCAGGAGGAGACACCTGTGCAG CCTCCGGAGCCACCTGCTCCTGCCCACCGGCCTCCTGAGGATGAGggggaggatgaggaagatgaAGAATGGGAGGATGTGAGTGAGGATGtgactgaggaggaggaggaggaggaggaaattgaGGACGAGGGCactgaggagcaggaggaagagccaGCCCATGAGCACCAACCCCAAGAGGCCGAGCCCTCCGGTGGTGCCCCCGGCGAGCAGGCCAAGCAGGCGGAGGAGGCAGCACCTTCCAGGGCTGAGGATCCACTTCCCCAGGCGCCTGCCACGCCTTCCACCCCCTTCTCACCACCTGGTGGCCACCAGCCTGTGTCAGATTGGG GAGGTGACCAGCCggcctctgcctccctggagAGTGGGCACAGTCTCCCCGGAGCCCAGAAAGCTGAAGAGGAGGGGTCTGAGGCAACACCAG AGGTGGGCCCCGAGGGCCAGGAGACGGCGGAGATCACGGACTTCCAGAGGGTGCGTTTCTGCAAGGTGGTAGCGGCCGCTCCACCCCCAGGGGCCGCCCGCTGA
- the Ccdc9 gene encoding coiled-coil domain-containing protein 9 isoform X1 produces MAATLDLKSKEEKDAELDKRIEALRRKNEALIRRYQEIEEDRKKAELEGVAVTAPRKGRSVEKENVAVEVEKSLGPSRRSPGTPRPPGVSRGGRPPPQQGGRAGLGRTSRNWEDSPGEPPRGGAGGRGRRGRGRGSPHLPGAGDTSTSDRKSKEWEERRRQNIEKMNEEMEKIAEYERNQREGVLEPNPVRNFLDDPRRRSGPLEEPERDRREGSRRHGRNWGGPDFEKVRCGLEHERQGRRAGPGCAGDMTLSMTGRERSEYLRWKQEREKIDQERLQRHRKPTGQWRREWDAEKTDGMFKDGPTPAHELSHRYDEQTWARPPKPPTFGEFLSQRKAEVSSRRRRKSSRPQAKAVPRAYSDHDDRWETKEEAVSPAPEAPQPPSQEETPVQPPEPPAPAHRPPEDEGEDEEDEEWEDVSEDVTEEEEEEEEIEDEGTEEQEEEPAHEHQPQEAEPSGGAPGEQAKQAEEAAPSRAEDPLPQAPATPSTPFSPPGGHQPVSDWGEEMEQNSPRTTHPAGALSPGGDQPASASLESGHSLPGAQKAEEEGSEATPEVGPEGQETAEITDFQRVRFCKVVAAAPPPGAAR; encoded by the exons GAGATTGAGGAGGACCGTAAAAAAGCTGAACTCGAGGGTGTAGCAGTGACAGCCCCTCGGAAGGGCCGCTCAGTGGAGAAGGAGAATGTGGCGGTTGAGGTG gAGAAGAGCTTGGGTCCCTCACGGAGGTCTCCTGGGACCCCTCGGCCCCCAGGGGTCAGCAGGGGCGGGcggccccctccccagcagggAGGCCGGGCAGGCTTAGGCCGGACATCCCGCAACTGGGAGGACAGTCCTGGGGAGCCGCCTCGAGGAGGAGCTGGGGGCCGGGGCCGAAGGGGCCGGGGCCGGGGGTCTCCTCATCTCCCAGGAGCCGGAGACACCTCTACCTCAGACCGCAAATCCAAG GAGTGGGAGGAGCGGCGGAGACAGAACATTGAGAAGATGAACGAGGAGATGGAGAAGATTGCCGAGTATGAGCGCAACCAGCGG GAAGGGGTGCTGGAGCCCAACCCAGTGCGGAACTTCCTGGATGACCCCCGGCGACGCAGCGGGCCCCTGGAGGAGCCAGAGCGGGACCGCCGGGAGGGTAGCCGTCGACATGGGCGCAACTGGGGGGGCCCTGACTTTGAGAAGGTGCGCTGTGGCTTGGAGCACGAGCGGCAG GGCCGCCGGGCTGGCCCAGGCTGTGCTGGCGACATGACGCTGTCCATGACGGGCCGGGAGCGGTCAGAGTACCTGCGCTGGAAACAGGAGAGGGAGAAGATTGACCAGGAGCGACTACAGCGACACCGCAAGCCCACGGGCCAGTGGCGGCGGGAGTGGGATGCTGAGAAGACCGATGGCAT GTTCAAGGATGGCCCAACCCCTGCCCATGAACTGTCCCACCGCTATG ATGAACAGACCTGGGCCCGGCCTCCCAAACCCCCCACTTTTGGGGAGTTCCTGTCACAGCGTAAAGCTGAGGTCAGCAGCCgcagaaggagaaagagcagcCGACCCCAGGCCAAGGCAGTGCCCCGAGCCTACAG TGACCATGATGACCGCTGGGAGACAAAAGAGGAGGCagtgtccccagcccctgaggcccCACAGCCCCCGTCCCAGGAGGAGACACCTGTGCAG CCTCCGGAGCCACCTGCTCCTGCCCACCGGCCTCCTGAGGATGAGggggaggatgaggaagatgaAGAATGGGAGGATGTGAGTGAGGATGtgactgaggaggaggaggaggaggaggaaattgaGGACGAGGGCactgaggagcaggaggaagagccaGCCCATGAGCACCAACCCCAAGAGGCCGAGCCCTCCGGTGGTGCCCCCGGCGAGCAGGCCAAGCAGGCGGAGGAGGCAGCACCTTCCAGGGCTGAGGATCCACTTCCCCAGGCGCCTGCCACGCCTTCCACCCCCTTCTCACCACCTGGTGGCCACCAGCCTGTGTCAGATTGGGGTGAGGAGATGGAGCAGAATTCTCCCCGGACCACCCACCCGGCTGGTGCCCTCTCTCCGG GAGGTGACCAGCCggcctctgcctccctggagAGTGGGCACAGTCTCCCCGGAGCCCAGAAAGCTGAAGAGGAGGGGTCTGAGGCAACACCAG AGGTGGGCCCCGAGGGCCAGGAGACGGCGGAGATCACGGACTTCCAGAGGGTGCGTTTCTGCAAGGTGGTAGCGGCCGCTCCACCCCCAGGGGCCGCCCGCTGA